One window from the genome of Bacillus weihaiensis encodes:
- a CDS encoding DUF4256 domain-containing protein, protein MTYNQSMELAKEEMDELLSVLSARFEKNMHRHKDLKWENVQERLLAMPKKLWSLHEMEKTEGEPDVVGYDRKSEEYLFIDCSPESPKGRRSVCYDREALESRKKHKPETSAIDMTVAMGIELLTEEQYRELQKLESFDKKTSSWVKTPDDIRARGGALFCDLRYGHVFVYHNGADSYYAARGFRGLVRV, encoded by the coding sequence ATGACTTATAATCAATCAATGGAGCTGGCAAAGGAAGAAATGGACGAGCTGTTATCTGTGTTAAGTGCACGTTTTGAGAAAAATATGCATCGTCATAAAGACTTAAAATGGGAGAATGTCCAAGAAAGGCTACTTGCTATGCCTAAAAAGCTTTGGTCGTTACATGAAATGGAAAAAACAGAAGGGGAGCCTGATGTTGTCGGCTATGATCGAAAAAGTGAGGAATATCTTTTCATTGATTGTTCACCTGAAAGTCCAAAAGGTCGAAGAAGTGTATGCTATGACCGTGAAGCGTTAGAATCCCGTAAAAAACATAAACCAGAAACTAGTGCCATTGATATGACTGTTGCCATGGGGATTGAATTATTGACAGAAGAACAATATCGAGAGCTGCAAAAGCTAGAAAGCTTTGACAAGAAAACGTCGAGCTGGGTGAAAACTCCGGATGACATTAGAGCCCGTGGTGGTGCTCTTTTTTGTGATTTAAGATATGGACATGTATTTGTTTATCATAACGGAGCAGATTCTTATTATGCTGCAAGGGGATTTCGTGGTCTAGTAAGGGTTTAA
- a CDS encoding potassium channel family protein, producing the protein MISFLLTLKRLIKAVFTLIKEPLFRSLLATLFLILLSGTLFYNGIEGWSLLDSFYFAFISLIPTSVSSGLLPLTDLGKWFTMIYLVVGTGVMLMVLIRIGLTVVNFEKSEIEKLRYKKEQKD; encoded by the coding sequence ATGATTTCATTTCTATTAACGTTAAAGAGATTAATAAAGGCTGTTTTCACCTTAATCAAGGAACCTCTGTTTCGGTCATTGCTTGCTACATTGTTCCTCATCTTATTATCAGGAACCTTATTTTATAATGGTATTGAAGGATGGTCGTTACTTGATTCATTTTATTTTGCTTTCATTAGCTTAATTCCAACAAGTGTAAGCTCAGGCTTACTTCCACTCACAGATTTAGGGAAATGGTTTACGATGATTTATCTTGTTGTTGGCACAGGGGTAATGCTGATGGTATTAATTCGTATTGGACTTACAGTGGTCAATTTTGAAAAATCGGAGATAGAAAAGCTGCGTTATAAAAAGGAACAGAAAGATTAA
- a CDS encoding SDR family oxidoreductase, protein MSNNQKHQTMPAQHQDVQPGHEDEMNPKPTFDDSSYTGSGKLKDKVVIITGGDSGIGRAVSVFYAKEGAHVAISYLNEHEDAEETKKQVEALGQKCLLLPGDIGDEAFCNQLVDKTIDTFGKLDILVNNAAEQHPQKGIEDITSEQLERTFKTNIFSFFYLTKAALPHLKQGSAIVNTSSVTAYAGNEQLIDYSSTKGAITSFTRSLALSLAGKGIRVNAVAPGPIWTPLIPSTFPADQVASFGANTPMKRPGQPEELAPAYVYLASDDSSYMTGQVLHVNGGKIVNG, encoded by the coding sequence TTGAGTAATAATCAAAAACATCAAACAATGCCTGCACAGCATCAAGATGTGCAACCCGGACATGAAGATGAAATGAATCCAAAGCCTACTTTCGATGATTCAAGCTATACAGGCAGCGGAAAATTAAAAGATAAAGTAGTAATCATTACAGGTGGAGATAGTGGAATCGGACGAGCGGTTTCCGTGTTTTACGCTAAGGAAGGCGCACATGTGGCTATATCATATTTAAATGAACATGAAGATGCTGAGGAAACAAAGAAGCAAGTTGAAGCGTTAGGACAAAAATGCTTACTACTCCCAGGAGATATTGGCGATGAGGCTTTCTGTAACCAACTTGTAGACAAAACGATTGATACCTTTGGAAAGCTTGATATTTTAGTCAATAATGCTGCTGAGCAACACCCTCAAAAAGGTATTGAAGATATTACGAGTGAGCAGCTCGAACGTACTTTCAAAACAAATATCTTTTCGTTCTTTTACTTAACTAAGGCAGCCCTTCCTCATTTAAAACAAGGGAGCGCCATTGTGAATACATCTTCTGTTACAGCCTATGCAGGAAACGAGCAGCTGATTGATTACTCGTCAACAAAGGGTGCGATTACGAGCTTTACCCGCTCACTTGCATTATCCTTAGCAGGTAAAGGAATTCGTGTAAATGCTGTGGCACCAGGTCCAATTTGGACACCACTTATTCCGTCGACCTTCCCAGCAGACCAGGTTGCATCATTCGGGGCCAATACACCAATGAAACGCCCTGGTCAGCCTGAGGAGCTAGCACCAGCATACGTATACTTAGCAAGTGACGATTCTTCCTACATGACTGGTCAGGTCCTACATGTTAATGGTGGGAAGATTGTGAACGGCTAA
- a CDS encoding alpha-amylase family glycosyl hydrolase, which yields MGKRIVSVFITFMLLLSVQAVQAETKDQKDWQEETAYYVEVDRFHNGNPHNDGEDFNPEDPLAYHGGDLEGLTKKIQYIKDMGFSTLILSSIFEEGFEGERIDSHYGTVEDLKALVDEAHKQELLVMVEFDLERLDLSSNKGKDNLLAFTQKWLVEANIDGFYLHYADLFDATYWESVLQEVKEEELYLVGTFKAYDEKKLAAYLEAGFDSILNKPFYKIGTETFSNVDQPQDSLINLVQHTPNRITNYFDNDETVRFTRYAIEQNQHPGNRFKLAFSFLYTIPGTPFVYYGSEIAVDGAEPPTNRPLMNFQSDEELIEYIGKLATIRNNLPALSKGDFNVLYEQDGMMIFKRTFEGESILVAINNSTKTQKVRIQASEIADDKKLQGLLTGDTFSEENGEYEFILEREVSEIYEIKENTGFNIPLLSVFILVPTLFIGFLILARRKGKKVG from the coding sequence ATGGGTAAACGAATAGTATCTGTATTCATAACATTCATGCTGCTTCTGTCTGTTCAAGCTGTACAGGCTGAAACGAAAGATCAAAAAGACTGGCAAGAGGAAACGGCGTATTACGTAGAAGTGGATCGTTTTCATAATGGAAATCCACATAATGACGGAGAAGATTTCAATCCAGAAGATCCATTAGCCTATCATGGCGGTGATTTGGAAGGGTTAACGAAAAAAATCCAGTATATAAAGGATATGGGGTTCTCAACCCTTATCTTATCATCTATTTTTGAAGAAGGCTTTGAAGGTGAAAGAATTGATTCTCATTATGGAACAGTAGAGGATTTAAAGGCTCTAGTTGACGAAGCGCATAAACAGGAGCTTCTTGTGATGGTAGAATTTGATCTAGAAAGACTTGATCTAAGTTCAAATAAAGGAAAAGACAATCTACTAGCATTCACGCAAAAATGGTTAGTTGAAGCTAATATCGACGGCTTTTATCTTCACTATGCAGACTTATTTGATGCAACGTATTGGGAAAGCGTTCTCCAAGAGGTAAAGGAAGAAGAGCTTTATTTGGTTGGTACTTTCAAAGCTTACGATGAAAAAAAACTTGCTGCTTATTTAGAAGCAGGCTTTGATTCAATCCTTAATAAACCGTTCTATAAAATCGGGACCGAAACTTTTTCTAATGTGGATCAACCCCAAGATTCATTAATTAATCTTGTTCAACATACTCCAAATAGGATAACCAATTATTTTGATAATGATGAAACCGTCCGTTTTACTCGCTATGCAATTGAACAAAATCAGCATCCAGGTAATCGCTTTAAGCTAGCTTTTTCTTTCTTATACACAATACCCGGTACGCCATTTGTTTATTATGGCTCTGAAATTGCAGTCGATGGGGCCGAGCCTCCAACAAATCGTCCGTTAATGAATTTCCAGTCAGATGAGGAATTAATTGAATACATTGGTAAGCTTGCGACGATTAGAAATAATTTACCGGCTTTATCAAAAGGAGATTTCAACGTCCTTTATGAACAGGATGGAATGATGATCTTCAAACGTACTTTTGAAGGAGAATCTATTCTTGTTGCAATTAACAATTCAACGAAAACACAAAAGGTGAGAATTCAAGCGAGTGAAATAGCGGATGACAAAAAGCTTCAAGGGTTATTAACAGGTGATACGTTCTCAGAGGAGAATGGAGAATATGAATTTATCCTTGAACGTGAAGTGTCTGAAATCTATGAGATAAAAGAAAATACAGGCTTCAATATTCCTTTATTAAGTGTGTTTATCCTTGTCCCTACGTTATTTATAGGATTTTTAATCTTGGCTAGGAGAAAAGGGAAGAAAGTGGGCTAA
- a CDS encoding helix-turn-helix transcriptional regulator has protein sequence MSYIEFFAPPFPTLIKGGYAIFEKGNKHFRRVFNVFDLIYVKEGELFLTEDEQAYSIRKGQYIMLVPGFEHYGHKGCKVKTEYIWFHFLIPTEYDLTESGLENWADMKVTEGDYVKPSLYRFCLPTYGEIENQVYIENLFEGLMDIDEQTPDFHLRQQLLFQEFLLHLQKEACNIPTAAEKVVEQTIAYIQSAYKEEMKMDDLAKAIHFHPDYITRCMQKIIGMTPNLYLNKHRMNVAKKLLATTESKISYISQEVGIVDTTYFSKLFKRLEGLSPLEYRKVIHRRRGRE, from the coding sequence TTGTCCTATATTGAATTCTTTGCCCCCCCTTTTCCTACCTTGATTAAGGGTGGTTACGCAATTTTTGAAAAGGGAAATAAGCATTTCCGTAGAGTTTTTAATGTCTTTGATTTAATTTATGTAAAAGAAGGTGAGCTGTTTTTAACCGAGGATGAACAAGCATACTCCATTCGAAAAGGACAATACATCATGTTGGTTCCAGGCTTTGAGCATTATGGTCATAAAGGCTGTAAGGTGAAGACAGAGTATATTTGGTTTCATTTTCTTATTCCGACTGAATATGACTTAACGGAGAGTGGATTGGAAAACTGGGCTGATATGAAAGTAACTGAAGGAGATTATGTCAAACCTTCACTTTACAGATTTTGCTTGCCTACTTATGGTGAAATTGAAAATCAAGTTTATATAGAGAACCTTTTTGAAGGGTTGATGGATATAGATGAACAAACACCGGATTTCCATTTGAGGCAGCAGCTCCTTTTTCAAGAATTTTTATTACATTTACAAAAGGAAGCTTGCAACATTCCTACGGCTGCTGAAAAAGTCGTAGAACAAACAATTGCTTATATTCAGTCTGCCTATAAAGAAGAAATGAAAATGGATGATCTGGCAAAAGCGATTCATTTTCATCCTGATTATATTACACGGTGCATGCAAAAAATTATTGGCATGACTCCAAACTTATATTTAAATAAACATCGTATGAATGTAGCAAAAAAATTATTAGCAACAACAGAAAGTAAAATTTCTTATATATCTCAAGAGGTTGGAATTGTTGATACAACCTATTTTTCGAAGCTATTTAAACGATTAGAGGGGTTAAGTCCTTTAGAATATCGAAAAGTCATTCATCGACGAAGGGGGAGAGAGTAA
- a CDS encoding MATE family efflux transporter has product MSLTKQDRKITLFALTWPIFIEVMLHMLMGNADTLMLSQYSDDSVAAVGVSNQILFLLIVMFGFIATGTTILVAQYLGANNYKDAKEISSVSLSANLLFSLIISVVIVLTSEDILLLMNIPQELLPEATFYLQVVGGFSFIQALIMTAGAILKSYGYTKDTMYLTIGMNLLNIIGNYFFIFGPFGIPVLGVQGVAISTVTSRIVGLIVILVILKRRVHFTLSLKKIFALPGHHLKNLLRIGVPTAGEQFSYNTSQMMITVFITMLGTHALTTKIYTQNLMMLILLFSLAVSQGTQILIGYLIGAKEYDAAYKRCLSSLYAGVIISTVMAIIFTLFSKQLLGIFTTDERILETGAILILFTIILEPGRAFNMIIISSLRAAGDIKFPTYMGILSMWGISVPIAYVLGIHFELGLVGIWVAFIADEWFRGIIMLARWKSRIWERKQFATSKPLPAS; this is encoded by the coding sequence ATGTCGTTAACAAAACAAGATCGTAAAATCACATTATTTGCACTTACTTGGCCTATTTTCATAGAGGTTATGCTACACATGCTTATGGGGAACGCTGATACATTAATGTTAAGTCAATATTCAGATGACTCAGTAGCTGCTGTAGGGGTTTCAAATCAAATCTTATTCCTGCTCATCGTCATGTTTGGATTTATTGCCACAGGCACAACGATTTTAGTTGCTCAATATCTGGGTGCTAACAATTATAAAGATGCAAAAGAAATCTCATCCGTTTCTTTATCAGCTAACCTACTCTTTAGCCTGATTATCAGTGTTGTGATCGTGCTTACGAGTGAAGATATATTGCTTTTGATGAACATACCTCAAGAACTACTACCTGAAGCTACGTTTTACTTACAGGTCGTTGGAGGATTTTCTTTCATTCAAGCTCTCATTATGACAGCTGGAGCCATACTGAAAAGCTACGGCTACACAAAGGATACAATGTATTTAACAATCGGAATGAATCTCTTAAACATTATCGGAAACTATTTCTTTATTTTTGGTCCATTTGGTATTCCAGTTTTAGGGGTACAGGGTGTTGCGATTTCGACCGTCACGTCTCGGATAGTTGGATTAATTGTCATCTTAGTTATATTAAAGCGTCGAGTTCATTTCACCCTCTCATTAAAGAAAATCTTTGCTTTACCAGGTCACCATTTGAAAAACCTCCTACGAATTGGAGTACCAACAGCAGGAGAACAATTCTCCTACAATACTTCTCAAATGATGATTACGGTTTTCATTACTATGCTTGGCACACATGCACTAACTACGAAAATTTATACCCAAAACTTAATGATGCTCATCTTGTTGTTTAGTTTAGCGGTTAGTCAGGGAACTCAAATATTAATTGGCTATTTAATTGGAGCAAAAGAGTACGACGCGGCCTACAAACGTTGTTTATCAAGTCTCTACGCTGGTGTCATAATCTCAACAGTTATGGCTATCATTTTCACACTCTTTTCTAAGCAATTACTAGGTATTTTCACAACAGATGAAAGAATACTTGAAACGGGTGCCATCTTAATTCTATTTACAATTATCCTTGAACCTGGTCGAGCATTTAACATGATTATCATTAGCTCTTTACGTGCCGCAGGAGATATCAAATTCCCAACCTATATGGGCATTTTATCAATGTGGGGTATTAGTGTCCCCATTGCCTATGTTTTAGGAATTCATTTTGAGCTAGGTTTAGTAGGTATTTGGGTTGCCTTTATTGCCGATGAGTGGTTTAGAGGCATTATTATGCTAGCAAGATGGAAATCTCGTATTTGGGAAAGAAAGCAATTTGCAACTAGCAAGCCTTTACCTGCTAGTTAA
- a CDS encoding carotenoid biosynthesis protein, whose amino-acid sequence MKLDENIFKLFVLWYVIGVVLLTFDLIPPYLEWANVVFLVLAGTIGGIYFTHTFGRKMGFSISIFVILFSIAAEHLGVEYGLLFGDYYYTSDFGPQILGVPVAIGFAWLLVIAGTHAITKVIIGETRFLSFTIVASLLTVLIDLIIDPVAFEVKHYWVWNAESFYYNVPMSNFIGWFVVGYFIHSVIYLVTMKQPIVYSKWHSRMVLVYFLVLAMFVLLAAIHTLWLAVLLTGSLALLTLFFYIRNRNEGTPA is encoded by the coding sequence ATGAAGCTTGATGAAAACATTTTTAAACTATTCGTTCTTTGGTATGTCATCGGGGTTGTTTTATTAACCTTTGACCTTATTCCTCCATATCTTGAATGGGCAAATGTTGTTTTCTTAGTACTCGCCGGTACTATTGGAGGAATTTATTTCACTCACACATTTGGCAGAAAGATGGGCTTTTCCATAAGCATATTTGTGATTCTTTTTTCCATTGCCGCAGAGCACCTTGGAGTGGAATATGGTCTCTTATTTGGAGATTATTATTACACGAGTGATTTTGGTCCTCAAATCTTAGGAGTGCCTGTTGCCATCGGCTTTGCTTGGCTGCTTGTCATTGCTGGTACCCACGCTATTACGAAAGTCATAATAGGTGAAACGCGTTTCTTATCTTTTACAATAGTCGCTTCTTTATTAACGGTATTGATTGACTTAATCATTGATCCTGTCGCTTTCGAGGTAAAGCATTATTGGGTCTGGAATGCAGAAAGCTTTTACTATAACGTCCCGATGTCTAACTTTATAGGCTGGTTTGTAGTCGGTTACTTTATCCATTCTGTTATTTATCTAGTAACAATGAAACAACCCATCGTTTACTCAAAATGGCATTCACGAATGGTTCTCGTTTACTTTCTTGTATTAGCTATGTTTGTCTTACTAGCCGCCATTCACACTTTATGGTTAGCGGTCTTATTAACAGGTTCCCTCGCATTACTCACCCTGTTTTTCTATATTCGAAACCGAAATGAGGGAACTCCAGCGTGA
- a CDS encoding lysophospholipid acyltransferase family protein has product MEATKRAWFEALFDLYNHRLLKKHFHTIYLSSSSAIPLPSQAVFCINHSSWWDALVLFHLNRHVLHKDLYVMMHEKGITEYPFFRKLGAFSVNRAKPRDIIRSLSYSGKLLQEGKTVGLFPQGDEFHLEKRPLQFLPGSISLIEKYKQIPLLPICFYYSFGHVKNPEVYIHIGEPIYYDQLQGNKRKDKNTALERMYTLQLDKLRELVINEKVDSFHPIL; this is encoded by the coding sequence ATGGAAGCAACTAAACGAGCTTGGTTTGAAGCCTTGTTTGACCTTTATAATCATAGATTACTAAAAAAACATTTTCACACAATTTACTTATCTTCATCATCAGCTATCCCTTTACCATCACAAGCTGTTTTTTGTATAAATCATAGCTCTTGGTGGGATGCATTGGTTCTCTTTCACTTAAACCGTCATGTCTTACATAAGGATTTATATGTCATGATGCATGAAAAGGGGATAACAGAGTACCCTTTTTTTAGGAAGCTTGGTGCCTTCTCCGTTAATCGAGCTAAACCAAGAGATATCATTCGCTCCCTATCTTATAGTGGGAAACTACTACAAGAGGGGAAAACTGTCGGTCTATTTCCACAGGGGGATGAGTTTCATTTAGAAAAACGCCCCTTGCAGTTTTTACCAGGAAGTATTTCCTTAATTGAAAAATATAAGCAGATCCCCCTCCTCCCGATCTGTTTTTATTATAGCTTTGGTCATGTAAAAAATCCTGAAGTCTATATCCATATTGGTGAACCTATATACTATGATCAATTACAAGGGAATAAACGAAAAGATAAAAATACTGCTTTAGAAAGAATGTATACGTTACAGCTTGATAAACTTAGAGAATTAGTGATTAACGAAAAAGTCGACTCTTTTCACCCAATACTTTAA
- a CDS encoding phytoene desaturase family protein, with amino-acid sequence MKKVAVIGAGLGGLSAAISLATKGYSVELFEKNNHCGGKLMPYELGTHKFDFGPNTITMPDVFKQVFALASENPDDYVTFKKLNVHTRNSFADGSHFDFTSDRSLMKNQLVELDSFGEAHYDSFIKEITRLYTLSEKHFFYKTFQSYTDYLSPTLGKALLQVRPYESLYHFFSRYFQKKEVLEAFSRYATYIGSSPYVSPATFAMIAYLELVQGVYYIEGGNVQLAKAYEKVARKLGITIHLNTKVTKMNVTNKKITSLVLNDAKTAAFDEVVMNADLLKAYPELIHEDNRPHFTNKKRDKYQPSISAFVILAGLSHRNKGLLHHNVFFSRDYEKEFNDLFQSGSYSWEPTIYISNSSYTDQSQSPDGDNLFILVNAPALHQDGELGVDPEAYKQMIYDQLEKRGVQIRDFLVEEKVITPKDIEEKFGAYRGALYGLASNKKIDAFLRPSNFAKDIVNLSFVGGSTHPGGGSPMVVISGLNVAHALGNRL; translated from the coding sequence ATGAAAAAAGTTGCCGTTATTGGAGCTGGGCTTGGCGGCTTATCTGCTGCTATCTCATTAGCAACAAAAGGCTATTCTGTTGAACTATTTGAAAAGAACAATCATTGTGGTGGAAAATTAATGCCGTATGAGCTTGGGACACATAAATTTGATTTTGGTCCAAATACCATTACGATGCCAGATGTATTTAAACAGGTTTTTGCACTTGCTTCAGAAAATCCAGATGACTATGTAACCTTTAAAAAACTGAATGTGCATACAAGAAATTCGTTTGCAGACGGTAGCCACTTCGATTTCACGAGCGACCGGTCATTGATGAAAAACCAATTAGTAGAGCTTGATTCTTTCGGAGAAGCACATTATGATTCATTCATTAAAGAAATTACAAGGCTTTACACACTATCAGAAAAGCACTTCTTTTATAAAACGTTTCAATCCTATACAGATTATCTGTCCCCAACGCTAGGGAAGGCTCTTTTACAAGTAAGGCCTTATGAATCTCTTTACCATTTCTTTTCAAGGTATTTCCAGAAGAAAGAAGTACTTGAAGCCTTCTCAAGATATGCTACATACATTGGCTCTTCTCCATATGTAAGTCCAGCAACATTTGCAATGATTGCTTATTTAGAGCTTGTTCAAGGGGTTTATTATATAGAAGGAGGAAATGTCCAGTTAGCTAAAGCCTATGAAAAAGTAGCAAGAAAGTTAGGTATTACTATTCATCTCAATACAAAAGTAACGAAAATGAATGTAACAAATAAAAAAATCACATCACTTGTCCTAAATGATGCAAAAACAGCTGCATTCGATGAGGTGGTGATGAACGCAGATTTGCTAAAAGCATATCCAGAACTAATACATGAAGATAACCGCCCTCACTTTACAAATAAAAAGCGGGACAAGTATCAACCATCGATATCCGCATTTGTAATCCTAGCTGGTTTATCGCATAGAAATAAAGGGCTTCTTCATCATAATGTCTTCTTCTCACGTGATTATGAAAAAGAATTTAATGACCTCTTTCAATCTGGAAGTTATAGCTGGGAGCCAACGATCTATATTAGTAATAGTTCCTATACAGATCAGAGCCAGTCACCTGATGGAGATAATTTATTTATTCTTGTGAATGCACCTGCACTACATCAAGATGGTGAATTAGGGGTAGACCCTGAAGCTTACAAACAGATGATTTATGATCAATTAGAAAAAAGGGGTGTGCAGATACGAGACTTTTTAGTAGAAGAAAAAGTCATTACACCTAAAGATATTGAGGAAAAATTCGGTGCCTATCGTGGAGCCCTCTACGGACTTGCCAGTAACAAAAAAATTGACGCCTTTTTACGACCTAGTAATTTCGCGAAAGATATAGTGAATTTATCATTTGTAGGTGGAAGCACTCATCCAGGAGGCGGATCACCGATGGTTGTTATTAGTGGATTAAATGTGGCACATGCATTGGGTAATCGGTTATGA
- a CDS encoding phytoene/squalene synthase family protein: protein MLDVETAYLQCEQVIKQHSKTFFKAFSLLPKDKKQAVWAVYAFCRIVDDIVDEGHAPHVELQQFEMNFKKFLKGSIPHDAHEFMWIALKDAFKKYQLEEAAFFDMIKGQRMDLVKTKYYSMDEVVTYSYHVASSVGLMLLPILAPDKVNELREGAIALGLGMQITNILRDVGEDLDRDRMYLPKELMDRYQYHVRDLEMAVINPAFITLWEHMAQEAEGYYLKALETMHYYPLSARTPVKASALLYREILTIIRKKNYQVFTEKQFVTNEEKSMILESISG, encoded by the coding sequence ATGCTTGATGTAGAAACAGCTTATTTACAATGTGAACAAGTAATTAAGCAACACTCAAAAACGTTTTTCAAAGCGTTCTCCCTATTGCCAAAAGATAAAAAACAGGCTGTATGGGCTGTGTATGCATTTTGCCGAATTGTCGATGATATTGTCGATGAAGGGCATGCCCCTCATGTGGAGCTACAACAATTTGAAATGAACTTTAAGAAATTCCTAAAAGGCAGTATTCCACATGATGCTCATGAATTCATGTGGATTGCGTTGAAAGATGCTTTTAAGAAGTATCAATTAGAGGAAGCGGCATTTTTTGATATGATAAAGGGGCAACGAATGGATTTGGTGAAAACAAAATACTATTCAATGGATGAGGTAGTTACCTATTCATATCATGTAGCCAGCTCGGTCGGATTAATGCTATTACCAATTTTGGCTCCGGATAAAGTGAATGAACTTCGTGAAGGGGCAATTGCACTGGGGCTTGGCATGCAAATAACGAATATACTAAGAGATGTAGGGGAAGATTTAGATCGAGATCGAATGTATCTACCAAAAGAATTAATGGATCGTTATCAATATCATGTGAGAGATTTAGAGATGGCTGTTATTAACCCAGCGTTTATTACTCTTTGGGAGCACATGGCCCAAGAGGCAGAAGGATATTACTTAAAAGCACTTGAAACGATGCATTATTATCCGTTATCAGCACGAACACCAGTAAAAGCTTCAGCGCTCTTATATCGTGAAATTTTAACCATTATCCGCAAAAAGAACTATCAAGTGTTTACTGAGAAACAGTTTGTCACGAATGAAGAAAAATCGATGATCCTAGAGAGTATATCAGGATAG
- a CDS encoding phytoene desaturase family protein yields the protein MKTVIVGGGIGGLVSALLLNQKGYDVTILEKSNQLGGRLAFVREGEYKIDEGPTIVLLPHMLTSILEEAGVPSDAFELIQIDPLYSIHFKDGTSYEKYSDIEKQIAEIERLYPKDKQGFLRFMKDMNVRFDKGMDAFIKRTFIKRRDFWTKNNVKTLMKLKAYRTVYQSLKAYFQEENMRLAYSLQSLYIGGNPYESPALYSLVSFSEHQHGIYYLKGGYASLVEVLQTEIERRGIQVRLDTEVTSLTYSGSKATGLNGKDEWIEAESIILNGDFPVIEKLLQEKKNTQRKYTPSSSCVMLYFGLDKIYQDTPVHQFFMSSDFENHMREIFEKKIVPTDPSFYSFHPSVIDPSLAPEGKGVLYTLVPVPSGTHIDWSKEHEFIEDIVEELEKRGYPNLRDHIVWQKVRTPNDSVQDGLFEGGSFGIAPILFQSGVFRPQAKPSQYENVYAVGASIHPGGGIPIVMQGAKMMVDTLLRDTEEEERKCLM from the coding sequence ATGAAGACAGTAATTGTTGGTGGAGGCATTGGTGGACTGGTATCAGCGCTCCTCCTTAATCAAAAGGGATATGATGTGACGATTCTTGAAAAAAGTAATCAATTAGGTGGCAGGCTGGCATTTGTAAGAGAAGGAGAGTATAAGATTGATGAAGGACCAACTATTGTTCTTCTCCCACATATGTTAACAAGTATTCTCGAAGAAGCAGGGGTACCCTCGGACGCTTTTGAACTTATACAGATTGATCCTTTATATTCTATACATTTTAAAGATGGAACTTCCTATGAAAAATACTCAGACATAGAAAAGCAAATCGCAGAAATAGAGCGACTTTATCCTAAAGATAAGCAAGGATTCTTACGATTTATGAAGGATATGAATGTTCGATTTGATAAGGGAATGGATGCTTTTATAAAGAGGACATTTATTAAAAGACGTGATTTCTGGACAAAAAATAACGTAAAGACCCTTATGAAATTAAAAGCCTATCGAACTGTCTATCAATCTTTAAAAGCTTATTTTCAAGAAGAAAACATGAGATTAGCCTATTCTCTCCAATCATTATATATTGGTGGTAATCCTTATGAATCGCCAGCACTTTATTCATTAGTCTCATTCAGTGAACACCAGCATGGAATATATTATCTAAAAGGCGGGTATGCAAGCTTAGTCGAGGTGTTACAAACAGAAATAGAGCGTCGTGGCATTCAGGTTCGGCTAGATACTGAAGTGACTTCTCTCACTTATTCCGGGTCTAAAGCGACAGGACTTAATGGGAAGGATGAATGGATTGAAGCTGAATCAATTATCTTGAATGGAGATTTTCCGGTTATTGAAAAGCTACTACAGGAAAAGAAGAATACACAACGGAAATATACACCTTCCTCTAGCTGTGTGATGCTTTATTTTGGCTTAGATAAAATTTATCAGGATACACCTGTGCATCAATTTTTTATGAGTAGTGATTTTGAAAACCATATGAGGGAAATATTCGAAAAGAAAATAGTTCCTACTGATCCTTCCTTTTACTCATTCCATCCTTCAGTCATTGATCCAAGTCTAGCACCAGAAGGAAAAGGAGTTTTATATACATTAGTTCCGGTACCATCGGGTACTCATATTGATTGGTCGAAGGAACATGAGTTTATTGAGGATATTGTCGAGGAGCTAGAAAAAAGAGGCTATCCGAACTTAAGAGACCATATTGTGTGGCAAAAAGTTAGAACTCCGAATGATTCGGTGCAAGATGGTTTATTTGAAGGAGGAAGCTTTGGGATTGCCCCCATTCTTTTTCAATCTGGTGTGTTTCGTCCTCAAGCAAAGCCATCGCAGTATGAAAATGTATACGCGGTAGGTGCATCGATCCATCCTGGTGGTGGAATTCCGATTGTTATGCAAGGCGCTAAGATGATGGTCGATACTTTACTTCGTGATACAGAAGAGGAGGAGAGAAAATGCTTGATGTAG